The DNA region CTCGCAACCGGCGAACCGCCATTAAATGCCAAAAGAAGAGGTCATCCAGGTCGAGGGGGTCGTCACCGAAGCATTGCCTAACGCCATGTTTCGCGTGGAGCTTGAGAACGGCCGGATGATACTGGCCCACATCTGCGGGAAGATGCGGATGAACTTCGTGCGCATCCTCCCCGGCGACCG from bacterium includes:
- the infA gene encoding translation initiation factor IF-1, yielding MPKEEVIQVEGVVTEALPNAMFRVELENGRMILAHICGKMRMNFVRILPGDRVRVEVTPYDLTKGRITWRFK